The Allochromatium tepidum genome has a window encoding:
- the ftsW gene encoding putative lipid II flippase FtsW: MTTAAPSKPLSRTPRVRQTQPLDYPLLLCAIGLLAFGWVMVTSASMSIADACCQNPFHYSIRHAIALGLALVLGLMAYSVPSHWWERHGTWLFLAGALVLILVLIPGIGRNVNGATRWIPLGPLNVQPSEFVKLFAILYVAGYLVRHADKVVNRISGFIRPLILIGAAALLILMQPDFGTTAVMLATVMGMLFLGGASLMPFIFLFAILGAGLVTLVILSPYRLARVISFLNPWEDPFNSGYQLSQALIAFGRGEWFGVGLGNGIQKQYFLPEAHTDFLASVIGEELGLVGMLVLIAALVFLTWRAMSIGVRAEALKRPFEAYVAQGIGLWIGLQSFVNLGVNVGILPTKGLTLPFMSYGSNSLMVGCMAIAILLRIDVMLRRAESESKFKRDPSWSRA; encoded by the coding sequence ATGACCACGGCCGCGCCCTCGAAACCTCTGTCCCGGACGCCGCGCGTGCGCCAGACCCAGCCGCTGGACTATCCCCTGCTCCTGTGCGCGATCGGTCTGCTGGCCTTCGGCTGGGTGATGGTCACATCGGCCTCGATGTCGATCGCCGATGCCTGCTGTCAGAATCCCTTCCATTATTCGATCCGGCACGCCATCGCGCTCGGTCTGGCTCTGGTACTGGGACTCATGGCCTACAGCGTGCCGTCCCACTGGTGGGAGCGTCACGGCACCTGGCTCTTTCTCGCCGGTGCCCTGGTCCTGATCCTGGTGCTCATCCCCGGCATCGGCCGCAACGTCAACGGCGCCACGCGCTGGATCCCACTCGGACCGCTCAATGTGCAGCCGTCCGAGTTCGTCAAGCTGTTCGCGATCCTCTATGTCGCCGGCTATCTGGTGCGCCATGCCGACAAGGTGGTCAATCGGATCTCGGGCTTCATCCGTCCGCTGATCCTGATCGGCGCGGCGGCACTATTGATCCTGATGCAGCCGGATTTCGGAACCACGGCGGTGATGCTGGCGACCGTGATGGGGATGCTGTTTCTCGGCGGCGCGAGCCTCATGCCCTTCATCTTTCTGTTCGCGATCCTCGGTGCCGGACTGGTGACGCTGGTGATCCTGTCGCCCTATCGTCTGGCGCGTGTCATCTCCTTTCTCAATCCCTGGGAAGATCCGTTCAATTCGGGCTATCAGCTCAGTCAGGCGCTCATCGCCTTCGGGCGCGGCGAGTGGTTCGGCGTCGGCCTGGGCAATGGCATCCAGAAGCAGTATTTCCTGCCCGAGGCGCATACCGACTTCCTGGCTTCGGTGATCGGCGAGGAACTGGGTCTGGTCGGGATGCTGGTGCTGATCGCGGCCCTCGTCTTCCTGACCTGGCGCGCGATGTCGATCGGCGTGCGGGCCGAGGCGCTCAAGCGTCCTTTCGAAGCCTATGTGGCGCAGGGGATCGGTCTCTGGATCGGGCTCCAGTCCTTCGTCAATCTCGGCGTCAATGTCGGCATCCTGCCTACCAAGGGGCTGACCCTGCCTTTCATGAGCTATGGGAGCAACAGTCTGATGGTCGGCTGTATGGCGATCGCCATCCTGCTGCGGATCGATGTCATGCTGAGGCGTGCGGAGTCCGAATCCAAATTCAAGCGAGATCCGTCATGGTCGCGCGCCTAG
- the murG gene encoding undecaprenyldiphospho-muramoylpentapeptide beta-N-acetylglucosaminyltransferase → MVARLAVMAGGTGGHVFPALAVAESLRGQGAEVFWIGTQAGMESRLVPEHGFEMEWVSIEGVRGKDGLQWLKAPFRLASAFGQARAILRRRRPTVVLGMGGFVSGPGGLAARALGIPLVIHEQNFVPGLTNQWLARVATRVFEAFPGSFPPARHAGVTGNPVRRSILDLPTPAERLAGRSGPVRLLVVGGSLGAQALNETVPQALARLPVDQRPLVRHQAGERTLELARNAYRDAGVEAEVVAFVRDMAEAYAWADLVVCRSGALTVSELAAAGVGSILVPYPFAVDDHQVGNARYLSEAGAARLIIQRDLTAVGLADILSDLFADRAKLLAMAEAARRRAQPEATDHIARACLELSARGTPS, encoded by the coding sequence ATGGTCGCGCGCCTAGCCGTCATGGCCGGGGGTACCGGCGGTCATGTCTTTCCGGCGCTTGCCGTCGCCGAGTCTCTGCGCGGGCAGGGGGCCGAGGTGTTCTGGATCGGCACCCAGGCCGGCATGGAATCGCGTCTGGTGCCCGAGCATGGGTTCGAGATGGAATGGGTTTCGATCGAGGGCGTGCGCGGCAAGGACGGGCTGCAATGGCTCAAGGCGCCTTTCCGGCTGGCGAGCGCCTTCGGTCAGGCGCGCGCCATCCTGCGCCGACGCCGGCCGACGGTCGTGCTCGGCATGGGCGGCTTCGTCTCCGGTCCCGGAGGACTGGCCGCGCGCGCGCTCGGGATTCCGCTGGTCATCCATGAACAGAACTTCGTGCCCGGACTGACCAATCAGTGGCTGGCGCGGGTCGCCACCCGCGTGTTCGAGGCCTTTCCGGGCAGCTTTCCGCCCGCGCGTCACGCCGGCGTGACCGGCAATCCGGTGCGCCGGTCGATCCTGGATCTGCCTACGCCCGCTGAACGGCTGGCCGGTCGCTCGGGTCCGGTGCGGCTGCTGGTGGTCGGCGGTTCGCTGGGTGCGCAGGCGCTCAACGAGACAGTGCCCCAGGCGCTCGCTCGGCTGCCGGTCGATCAACGTCCGCTGGTGCGTCATCAGGCGGGCGAACGCACGCTCGAACTGGCCCGCAACGCTTACCGCGACGCCGGCGTCGAGGCCGAGGTCGTCGCCTTCGTGCGCGACATGGCCGAGGCCTATGCCTGGGCCGATCTGGTCGTCTGTCGCTCAGGCGCCCTGACGGTCTCGGAACTGGCCGCCGCCGGTGTCGGCTCGATCCTGGTGCCCTATCCATTCGCGGTCGACGATCATCAGGTCGGCAACGCGCGCTATCTGTCCGAGGCCGGTGCAGCGCGTCTGATCATCCAGCGCGACCTGACGGCGGTCGGTTTGGCCGATATTCTGAGCGACCTGTTCGCCGATCGCGCCAAGCTCCTGGCGATGGCCGAGGCCGCGCGGCGTCGCGCCCAGCCCGAGGCGACCGACCACATCGCCCGCGCCTGTCTGGAACTCTCCGCCCGAGGAACGCCTTCATGA
- the murC gene encoding UDP-N-acetylmuramate--L-alanine ligase, translating to MSPHLQHTAANMGRVRRLHFIGIGGAGMSGIAELMANLGYEVAGSDLRDGEVTHRLRDLGIEVFIGHRAEQVSEADAVVVSTAIDETNPEIRQARARRIPIVRRAEMLAELMRFYYGVAVAGTHGKTTTTSLVASILAEGGLDPTFVIGGRLNSAGANARLGSTKYMVAEADESDASFLYLQPMVSIVTNIDADHMRTYGNDFDRLRQTFMEFLHHLPFYGLAVLCIDDDEVRALIPQIPRPVRTYGTRPEADLRASDIRQSGMQTSFLVHGAEFERPLAVTLNLPGRHNVLNALAAISVALELGVEDEAIVRALAGFQGVGRRFVAREVRDPQGRQVLVVDDYGHHPRELAATLAAAREGWPGRRLVLVFQPHRYSRTQEQFEDFVEVLSTPDALVLCEVYPAGETPIAGADGRALSRAIRVRGELDPIFAQGLDAIPGLLANLIRDGDILLVSGAGDIGGLAARLPGLIEQGL from the coding sequence ATGAGTCCCCATCTCCAGCACACAGCGGCCAATATGGGGCGGGTGCGGCGTCTGCATTTCATCGGCATCGGCGGGGCCGGTATGAGCGGCATCGCCGAACTCATGGCCAATCTGGGTTACGAGGTCGCCGGTTCCGACCTGCGCGACGGCGAGGTGACGCACCGACTGCGCGATCTCGGCATCGAGGTCTTCATCGGTCATCGCGCCGAGCAGGTGAGCGAGGCCGATGCCGTGGTGGTCTCGACCGCGATCGACGAGACCAACCCCGAGATCCGGCAGGCGCGCGCGCGGCGGATCCCGATCGTGCGTCGCGCCGAGATGCTCGCCGAGCTGATGCGCTTCTATTACGGCGTCGCGGTCGCCGGCACCCACGGCAAGACGACGACCACCAGTCTGGTGGCCAGCATCCTGGCCGAGGGCGGATTGGACCCGACCTTCGTCATCGGCGGACGGCTGAACAGTGCCGGGGCCAATGCGCGTCTGGGAAGCACCAAGTATATGGTGGCCGAAGCCGACGAAAGCGATGCGTCCTTTCTCTATCTCCAGCCGATGGTGTCGATCGTCACCAACATCGACGCCGATCACATGCGCACCTACGGCAACGATTTCGACCGGTTGCGTCAGACTTTCATGGAGTTCCTGCATCATCTGCCCTTCTACGGGCTGGCGGTGCTCTGTATCGACGACGACGAGGTACGCGCGCTCATTCCGCAGATTCCGCGTCCGGTGCGTACCTACGGCACTCGGCCCGAGGCCGATCTGCGTGCGAGCGACATCCGACAGAGCGGGATGCAGACCTCCTTTCTGGTCCACGGCGCCGAATTCGAGCGCCCGCTGGCGGTGACGCTCAACCTGCCTGGACGCCACAATGTGCTCAATGCGCTGGCGGCGATCAGCGTCGCGCTCGAGCTGGGCGTCGAGGACGAGGCCATCGTGCGCGCCCTGGCCGGTTTCCAGGGCGTGGGCCGGCGCTTCGTGGCACGCGAGGTCAGGGATCCGCAGGGACGTCAGGTGCTGGTGGTCGACGACTATGGTCATCATCCGCGCGAGCTGGCCGCGACCCTGGCCGCCGCGCGCGAGGGCTGGCCTGGACGCCGTCTGGTGCTGGTGTTCCAGCCCCATCGCTACAGCCGCACCCAGGAGCAGTTCGAGGACTTCGTCGAGGTGCTCTCGACCCCGGATGCACTGGTGCTGTGCGAAGTCTATCCGGCGGGCGAGACGCCGATCGCCGGCGCCGACGGACGCGCCCTGAGCCGCGCCATCCGGGTGCGCGGCGAGCTGGATCCGATCTTCGCCCAGGGACTCGACGCGATTCCGGGGCTACTGGCCAATCTCATCCGCGACGGCGACATCCTGCTCGTCTCGGGTGCGGGCGACATCGGTGGTCTGGCGGCGCGTCTGCCCGGACTCATCGAGCAGGGACTCTGA
- the murB gene encoding UDP-N-acetylmuramate dehydrogenase, with product MTTLRGQWRFDEPLSRHTSWRVGGPARRLYRPADADDLVEFMRGLDPDEPLLWLGLGSNLLVDDAGFPGTVILTQGTLDILERRGNDRVYAEVGVASAKLARFAARHDLTGIEFLAGIPGTLGGALAMNAGAWGGETWSFVRRVWTLDRQAQVHERDAAEYEPAYREVRGPAGEWFLAAELELTPGDGAASLTRIRELLDQRAATQPVGQPSCGSVFRNPPGDHAARLIDSLGLKGLRIGGAEVSSIHANFIINRGGATATDIARLIEQIQQTVERHTGIRLMPEVRRVAGGNA from the coding sequence ATGACGACACTGCGCGGCCAATGGCGGTTCGACGAACCCCTGTCGCGCCATACGAGCTGGCGTGTCGGCGGTCCGGCGCGTCGGCTCTATCGCCCGGCGGATGCCGACGATCTGGTCGAATTCATGCGCGGACTCGATCCGGACGAGCCGCTGCTCTGGCTCGGACTGGGCAGCAATCTGCTCGTCGATGACGCGGGCTTTCCTGGGACCGTTATCCTGACCCAGGGGACTTTGGATATTCTGGAGCGACGCGGCAATGATCGCGTCTATGCCGAAGTCGGAGTCGCCAGTGCCAAGCTGGCCCGTTTCGCGGCCCGCCATGATCTGACCGGGATCGAGTTCCTGGCCGGGATCCCCGGCACCCTGGGCGGTGCGCTGGCGATGAACGCCGGTGCCTGGGGCGGCGAGACCTGGAGTTTCGTGCGGCGGGTCTGGACCCTGGATCGACAGGCACAGGTCCATGAGCGCGATGCAGCCGAGTACGAACCGGCCTATCGCGAGGTCCGGGGACCGGCGGGCGAGTGGTTCCTGGCCGCCGAACTGGAACTGACGCCGGGCGACGGCGCTGCGAGCCTGACGCGCATCCGCGAGCTGCTCGACCAACGCGCCGCGACCCAGCCGGTCGGCCAGCCGAGCTGCGGCTCGGTGTTCCGCAATCCGCCGGGAGACCATGCCGCGCGTTTGATCGATTCGCTCGGACTCAAGGGACTGCGCATCGGCGGGGCCGAGGTCTCTTCGATCCACGCCAATTTCATCATCAATCGGGGCGGAGCGACGGCGACCGACATCGCCCGCCTGATCGAACAGATACAGCAAACGGTCGAGCGTCACACCGGCATCCGCCTGATGCCCGAGGTGCGGCGTGTCGCCGGAGGAAACGCATGA
- a CDS encoding D-alanine--D-alanine ligase produces MTTETIRAPERFGKVALLMGGQAAEREISLKSGRAVHEALQRLGIDVEPLDPDATILERLRAGGYDRAFIILHGRGGEDGQIQGALETIGLPYTGSGVLGSALGMDKYRCKLAWTGCGLPTADFVLLRDESDLAAAAELGFPLMIKPVHEGSSIGMARVESVEGLERAWRAAAEFDSLVLAERWIRGTELTCAILGREALPMIRLETPHAFYDYEAKYSADSTRYHCPSGLDAEVEARLHELALQAFDVVGASGWGRVDLMLDEAGQPFLLEINTVPGMTDHSLVPMAARTAGIDFDDLVRRILETSL; encoded by the coding sequence ATGACGACTGAAACGATCCGGGCGCCCGAACGCTTCGGTAAAGTGGCCCTACTGATGGGCGGACAGGCCGCCGAGCGCGAGATCTCGCTCAAGAGCGGGCGCGCCGTGCACGAGGCGCTGCAACGTCTCGGCATCGACGTCGAGCCGCTCGACCCGGACGCGACCATCCTGGAGCGACTGCGCGCCGGCGGTTACGATCGCGCCTTCATCATCCTGCACGGGCGCGGCGGCGAGGACGGCCAGATCCAGGGCGCACTGGAGACCATCGGCCTGCCCTATACCGGTTCGGGCGTGCTCGGCTCCGCGCTCGGCATGGACAAGTATCGCTGCAAGCTGGCCTGGACCGGTTGCGGTCTGCCGACGGCCGACTTCGTGCTGCTGCGCGACGAGAGCGACCTGGCCGCCGCCGCCGAACTCGGCTTTCCGCTCATGATCAAGCCGGTGCACGAGGGGTCGAGCATCGGCATGGCGCGTGTCGAGTCGGTCGAGGGACTGGAGCGCGCCTGGCGTGCCGCCGCCGAGTTCGACTCACTGGTGCTGGCCGAACGCTGGATCCGGGGCACCGAACTGACCTGTGCCATCCTCGGACGTGAGGCACTGCCGATGATCCGCCTGGAGACGCCGCACGCCTTCTACGACTACGAGGCCAAATACAGCGCCGACAGCACCCGTTATCACTGCCCGAGCGGGCTGGACGCCGAAGTCGAGGCCCGCCTGCACGAACTGGCCCTGCAGGCGTTCGACGTGGTCGGGGCGAGCGGCTGGGGCCGGGTCGACCTGATGCTCGACGAAGCCGGACAGCCCTTCCTGCTGGAGATCAACACGGTTCCGGGCATGACCGACCATAGCCTGGTTCCCATGGCCGCGCGCACGGCCGGGATCGACTTCGACGATCTGGTCCGGCGCATCCTCGAGACGAGTCTCTGA
- a CDS encoding cell division protein FtsQ/DivIB — protein sequence MSTVSGKTETRQATHPTRMGTRLRALLGALILLVLGGAGRLFLRWEPTLLPVRLIQIEGEVHHHSSQQLQERLTERLHGGILTADLVDLKQTAEELPWVGQATLRRVWPDTLRVQVREYRPIARWSLDGLVTADGIVFRPQGGAIPSNLPLLEGDDKRAPEITARYQKWRAALERIGQGIRQLSVDPRGDWRLKLASGAELRLGTTMVEERLARYLASAPQLEAAGRPLTVDLRYSNGFSVKWAPNTDTGVRAHPDRVAARTGNRG from the coding sequence GTGAGCACGGTTTCCGGCAAGACCGAGACCCGCCAGGCGACCCATCCGACACGGATGGGTACGCGCCTGCGCGCCCTGCTCGGGGCGCTGATCCTGCTCGTGCTCGGCGGTGCCGGCCGGCTGTTTCTGCGCTGGGAGCCGACACTTCTGCCGGTTCGGCTCATTCAGATCGAGGGCGAGGTGCATCATCATTCCTCGCAGCAGCTCCAGGAACGGCTGACCGAGCGCCTGCATGGCGGTATCCTGACGGCCGATCTGGTCGACCTCAAGCAGACCGCCGAGGAGCTGCCCTGGGTCGGTCAGGCGACGCTGCGCCGGGTCTGGCCGGATACCCTGCGGGTTCAGGTCCGGGAGTATCGTCCGATCGCGCGCTGGAGCCTCGATGGTCTGGTGACGGCCGATGGCATCGTCTTCCGTCCGCAGGGTGGCGCCATTCCGTCCAATCTGCCCCTGCTGGAGGGCGACGACAAGCGCGCGCCCGAGATCACGGCCCGCTATCAGAAGTGGCGAGCGGCGCTCGAGCGCATCGGTCAAGGCATCCGGCAACTGTCGGTCGACCCGCGCGGCGACTGGCGTCTCAAGCTGGCATCGGGGGCCGAGCTGCGTCTGGGGACCACGATGGTGGAGGAACGGTTGGCGCGCTATCTGGCGAGCGCGCCCCAGTTGGAGGCAGCGGGTCGGCCACTGACGGTCGATCTACGCTATAGCAATGGCTTTTCAGTGAAATGGGCGCCGAATACGGACACCGGGGTCCGGGCGCACCCCGATCGCGTGGCGGCGCGAACGGGCAATCGAGGATAA